The Vibrio kanaloae genome has a window encoding:
- a CDS encoding DUF2066 domain-containing protein, whose protein sequence is MRYIALLFMALLASPSYALTQVDIFSVEVAIDARGKQSEQVARNTGMEQVLIRATGQTDVASNDTIQKAMRKSAQYMSQMSFGESNGQSTLRMRFNAAQIRSLLTQAQLPYWPDTRSNILVWLIEEDNYDKNIVWEHTNSQLAAGLQVNAKERGLPLTLPVGDFDDITGIEISDLWGNFVTPISKASQRYPVDAVLVVKAQPSGLRWTLYDQKPSQLTSAPASPVTGSISGNSATGSKTLVDQISNYYAGKSAVTVASESSESILTQFISLNNAQDFFHLENALKRLNSVASLDILKIQNNEVTFQIHLLSTQQEFEQEVESIRQVAKVEESYIEPEVSPEFETQDNSMSVGDDSASAVDTEGEGSEIDSSVQVIKGSELSTDAELTSTTDTTLDESGEEELIITAPVHTKPSLVYEWTHS, encoded by the coding sequence ATGCGCTACATAGCATTGTTGTTCATGGCATTATTAGCCTCTCCGAGCTATGCCTTAACTCAAGTAGATATCTTTAGTGTTGAGGTTGCGATTGACGCTAGAGGTAAACAGTCAGAGCAAGTGGCAAGAAATACTGGCATGGAGCAGGTATTGATACGTGCTACTGGCCAAACCGATGTCGCTTCGAATGATACTATTCAAAAGGCGATGCGTAAGAGTGCGCAGTATATGTCTCAAATGAGCTTTGGCGAAAGTAATGGTCAATCAACATTACGCATGCGTTTTAATGCTGCTCAAATCCGTTCATTACTAACTCAAGCGCAATTGCCGTATTGGCCTGATACTCGTTCAAACATCCTAGTTTGGTTGATAGAAGAAGATAACTACGACAAGAATATAGTATGGGAGCATACTAATTCACAGTTAGCTGCAGGCTTACAAGTAAACGCAAAAGAACGTGGATTACCCCTGACGCTACCTGTTGGCGATTTTGACGATATCACGGGCATTGAGATCTCTGATCTATGGGGAAATTTTGTTACGCCAATCAGTAAAGCGAGTCAACGTTACCCTGTTGATGCTGTGCTTGTTGTAAAGGCTCAACCTTCTGGATTACGTTGGACTTTGTATGATCAAAAGCCAAGCCAGTTGACGAGTGCGCCAGCTTCACCTGTGACAGGTTCGATATCGGGTAACAGTGCTACGGGTTCTAAGACGCTGGTTGATCAAATTAGTAACTACTACGCAGGTAAAAGTGCTGTTACCGTAGCAAGTGAATCTTCAGAGTCTATTCTCACGCAGTTTATTAGCCTGAATAACGCCCAGGATTTTTTCCATTTGGAGAATGCGCTTAAGCGTCTAAACTCAGTGGCAAGTCTAGATATCCTGAAAATTCAAAACAATGAAGTCACTTTCCAAATACACTTACTATCAACTCAACAAGAGTTTGAACAAGAAGTGGAAAGCATTCGCCAAGTCGCTAAGGTTGAAGAGTCTTATATTGAACCTGAAGTGAGCCCTGAATTTGAAACGCAAGACAACTCTATGTCTGTAGGTGATGATTCAGCAAGCGCTGTTGATACTGAAGGCGAGGGAAGTGAGATTGACTCAAGCGTTCAAGTGATTAAAGGCAGCGAGCTCTCTACGGATGCTGAGCTAACAAGCACGACTGATACGACGCTAGACGAATCTGGTGAAGAAGAACTCATCATCACGGCTCCAGTGCACACTAAGCCAAGCTTGGTATACGAATGGACTCACTCGTAA
- the wrbA gene encoding NAD(P)H:quinone oxidoreductase, producing the protein MSINILVLYYSRHGNTQALARQIARGVESIPNCEAMLRTVNDVYTVEEQADSRYQPTDPIATLQELRSCNGLALGSPVWFGNMAGPMKHFWDSTTSLWVNGDLIDKPACVFTSSSSLHGGQETTQQSMMLPLLHHGMLVVGIPYSEPALHNTRTGGTPYGASSTGEAPSLSKEEIELAQNLGKRLARIAVNQKGISQ; encoded by the coding sequence ATGAGCATTAATATTCTTGTTCTCTACTACAGTCGCCACGGCAACACACAAGCTCTAGCCAGGCAGATTGCGCGAGGGGTTGAATCTATCCCGAACTGCGAAGCCATGTTAAGAACGGTGAACGACGTGTACACGGTAGAAGAGCAGGCTGATTCGCGTTATCAACCAACCGATCCTATCGCAACGTTGCAAGAACTCCGTTCTTGTAATGGTTTAGCGCTAGGTAGTCCAGTTTGGTTTGGTAATATGGCCGGGCCTATGAAGCACTTTTGGGATAGCACCACATCATTATGGGTCAATGGTGACCTTATCGATAAACCTGCTTGTGTGTTTACTTCGTCTTCGTCACTGCATGGCGGTCAAGAAACCACACAGCAAAGTATGATGTTGCCACTGCTTCACCATGGCATGCTGGTGGTGGGAATCCCCTACTCTGAACCTGCGCTGCATAACACTCGAACCGGTGGCACACCTTACGGTGCAAGCAGTACAGGAGAAGCGCCATCGTTAAGCAAAGAAGAGATTGAACTGGCTCAAAACCTAGGCAAGCGCTTAGCTCGCATCGCTGTAAACCAAAAGGGAATCTCTCAATGA
- the dapA gene encoding 4-hydroxy-tetrahydrodipicolinate synthase: MFSGSIVALVTPFNTDGEVDFDSLKKLVEHHVAAGSDGLVAVGTTGESSTLTIEEHVKVVNKIVEFADGRIPVIAGTGANATHESVLFSRLLNGSGIAGCLSVTPYYNKPTQEGLYQHYKAIAEVSDVPQILYNVPGRTAVDLLPETVARLSEIENIVALKDATGDLDRIAIHRELCGEDFILLSGDDLTGLEFVKRGGNGVISVTNNVAAADMATMFKLAKQGKFEEAEAINERLMPLHKNLFVESNPIPVKWAVHKMGLIAEGGLRLPLTELSEPAQPVVAQAMTEACIY, encoded by the coding sequence ATGTTTTCAGGAAGTATCGTTGCGCTAGTTACGCCATTTAATACAGATGGTGAAGTGGATTTCGACAGCCTTAAAAAGTTAGTTGAGCACCATGTTGCTGCAGGTAGTGATGGTCTGGTTGCGGTTGGCACAACTGGTGAGTCTTCAACACTCACAATTGAAGAGCATGTCAAAGTCGTCAATAAGATCGTTGAATTTGCTGATGGTCGTATTCCTGTTATCGCTGGTACGGGTGCAAACGCAACTCACGAGTCAGTGCTATTCAGCCGTTTATTAAATGGTTCTGGCATTGCTGGTTGTTTGAGTGTGACGCCTTACTACAACAAACCGACTCAAGAAGGTTTGTACCAGCACTACAAAGCGATTGCTGAAGTGAGTGACGTTCCTCAGATTCTTTACAATGTACCGGGCCGAACTGCCGTTGACTTGTTACCAGAAACGGTTGCTCGCCTCTCTGAGATCGAAAACATCGTTGCACTTAAAGATGCGACGGGTGATCTCGACAGAATTGCAATTCACCGTGAACTTTGTGGCGAAGACTTTATCTTACTAAGTGGTGATGACTTAACAGGTTTAGAATTTGTGAAGCGTGGTGGCAACGGCGTGATCTCTGTAACCAACAATGTTGCAGCCGCTGATATGGCAACCATGTTCAAACTAGCGAAACAAGGTAAGTTTGAAGAAGCAGAAGCGATCAATGAACGTTTGATGCCTCTACATAAGAATTTGTTCGTTGAGTCTAACCCTATTCCCGTAAAATGGGCGGTTCATAAAATGGGTCTGATTGCTGAAGGTGGCTTACGTCTACCGCTGACTGAACTGTCAGAACCAGCTCAACCTGTTGTTGCTCAAGCAATGACTGAAGCGTGTATTTACTAA
- a CDS encoding DUF2069 domain-containing protein, whose amino-acid sequence MMYMSEKAMSPKTKLCRCLALSGNLLLLLWVVAWQMTLSPHPHLSNITLAIAWAIPLLLPLPGILAGKPYTHAWANFVLMLYFLHALTILYVDGGERLLAAVELLLTTLGFVGNILFTRFRAKELGIKLKRLSEVEKKEKAKFEQ is encoded by the coding sequence ATGATGTATATGTCAGAGAAAGCTATGTCTCCCAAAACAAAGTTATGTCGTTGCCTCGCTTTATCAGGCAACCTATTGCTTCTACTTTGGGTGGTGGCTTGGCAGATGACACTTTCACCTCACCCTCACCTAAGCAATATCACACTGGCTATTGCCTGGGCTATCCCGCTTTTATTACCTTTACCGGGTATTTTGGCAGGCAAACCTTATACGCATGCTTGGGCTAACTTTGTCTTAATGCTGTATTTCCTACATGCGTTAACCATACTGTATGTAGACGGTGGTGAACGCCTGTTAGCCGCGGTAGAACTGCTGCTAACGACGTTAGGTTTCGTGGGGAATATCTTATTTACTCGTTTTCGTGCCAAAGAGTTAGGCATCAAACTTAAGCGTCTTTCGGAAGTAGAAAAGAAAGAAAAAGCTAAGTTCGAGCAGTAA
- the bcp gene encoding thioredoxin-dependent thiol peroxidase, producing the protein MNTLTAGVPAPAFSLPDQDGNIVSLGDFKGKKVLFYFYPKAMTPGCIVQAEGLRDIKAQLDDLNVVVLGVSVDPVKRLPNFVEKKSLNFTLLSDEDHSVAEQFGVWGEKKFMGKIYDGLHRISFLIDEEGQIEHVFNKFKTKTHHEVVLDYFNQEA; encoded by the coding sequence ATGAATACGCTAACGGCTGGTGTTCCAGCACCTGCTTTTTCTCTTCCAGATCAAGATGGCAATATCGTATCTCTTGGTGACTTCAAAGGTAAAAAAGTACTTTTCTACTTTTACCCAAAAGCAATGACTCCAGGTTGTATTGTGCAAGCAGAAGGTCTGCGTGATATCAAAGCACAGCTTGATGACCTGAATGTGGTTGTTTTAGGTGTGAGTGTTGATCCAGTCAAACGCCTACCAAACTTCGTTGAGAAGAAATCCCTAAACTTCACTCTGCTATCTGACGAAGACCACAGCGTTGCTGAACAGTTTGGCGTTTGGGGTGAGAAAAAATTCATGGGTAAGATCTACGATGGTCTGCATCGTATTAGCTTCCTAATTGATGAAGAAGGTCAAATCGAACATGTCTTCAACAAGTTCAAAACCAAGACTCACCACGAAGTGGTTTTAGATTACTTCAATCAAGAAGCTTAA
- the bepA gene encoding beta-barrel assembly-enhancing protease — translation MFKRARSIACLCIAATLGTPTLANTNSLELPDIGTAAGGTLTIDQELIYGDAYMRIIRNSQPIVNDPVLNQYIDTLGHRLVANANDVKTPFQFFMIRDRNINAFAFFGGYVALHSGLFLHAQSESELASVLAHEIAHVTQRHLARSMEGQARRTPATIAALAASVLLAIAAPEAGIAALTATTAGNMQSQINYTRSNEKEADRFGINTLAKAGFDVNAMPRFFGRLADEYRYASTPPPMLLTHPLPQDRITDSRARARSYPPLKLAPSLDYHLARSRIVARYAGINNDAALDWFERQLKKAPKAIVPSLEYGQALVYLDSKKLDKAEPILTKLMNSDPTNLFYLDAISDLHIEQKQPETAIKELKSALVRQPNNPVLTINYANALLENEDLQEAVRVLQRYTHDNPNDASGWHLLSKVSTSLGNSDEELAARAEILALRANWNKAIQYYTQASQIAELGSLKQARYDARIDQLMIQRERFLSLQ, via the coding sequence ATGTTTAAACGCGCTCGCTCAATTGCTTGCTTATGCATCGCAGCAACATTAGGTACCCCAACGTTGGCAAATACCAATAGTTTAGAGCTACCGGATATCGGCACAGCTGCTGGCGGTACACTCACTATCGATCAAGAACTTATCTATGGTGATGCCTACATGCGCATCATCAGAAACAGCCAGCCTATCGTCAATGACCCGGTTCTAAACCAATACATTGATACACTGGGCCATCGCCTAGTCGCGAACGCTAATGATGTAAAAACACCTTTTCAATTCTTTATGATCCGTGATCGCAATATCAATGCCTTCGCATTCTTTGGTGGTTATGTTGCATTGCACTCTGGGTTATTCCTGCATGCACAATCAGAAAGCGAACTTGCTTCGGTATTAGCGCACGAGATCGCACACGTAACCCAGCGCCACTTAGCACGCAGCATGGAAGGCCAAGCTCGTCGTACTCCAGCGACCATCGCAGCACTTGCCGCTTCTGTATTACTGGCTATCGCAGCACCCGAAGCAGGAATTGCTGCGTTAACCGCAACGACTGCGGGCAACATGCAAAGCCAAATCAACTATACCCGTAGCAATGAAAAAGAAGCCGATCGCTTTGGTATCAACACGCTAGCAAAAGCTGGTTTCGATGTGAATGCTATGCCACGTTTCTTTGGCCGTTTGGCTGACGAATACCGCTATGCCAGCACGCCGCCCCCCATGTTGCTGACTCACCCATTACCTCAAGACCGAATTACAGATTCTCGTGCCCGAGCTCGCAGTTATCCACCGCTAAAACTAGCTCCATCATTAGATTACCATCTAGCGAGATCTCGCATTGTCGCGCGTTATGCGGGTATCAATAATGATGCGGCTCTAGATTGGTTTGAGCGCCAACTGAAAAAAGCACCTAAAGCTATAGTGCCGTCACTAGAGTATGGACAAGCACTGGTTTACCTAGATTCGAAAAAGCTAGATAAAGCCGAGCCTATTCTGACAAAGCTAATGAATAGCGATCCGACTAACCTATTTTATTTAGATGCTATCTCGGATCTGCATATTGAACAGAAGCAACCTGAGACTGCGATTAAAGAACTTAAATCTGCACTGGTTCGTCAGCCAAACAACCCAGTTCTAACCATTAACTACGCCAATGCATTGCTCGAGAATGAAGATCTACAAGAAGCTGTTCGTGTATTACAGCGTTACACACACGATAACCCGAACGACGCCAGTGGCTGGCATCTGCTTTCAAAAGTAAGTACTAGCCTGGGTAATAGCGACGAAGAGCTCGCCGCTCGTGCAGAGATTTTGGCACTACGAGCCAACTGGAACAAAGCTATTCAGTACTATACGCAAGCAAGCCAAATCGCAGAACTCGGAAGTTTAAAGCAAGCACGTTACGATGCTCGAATTGACCAACTGATGATTCAGCGTGAACGCTTCTTGTCGCTGCAGTAA
- the arsC gene encoding arsenate reductase (glutaredoxin) (This arsenate reductase requires both glutathione and glutaredoxin to convert arsenate to arsenite, after which the efflux transporter formed by ArsA and ArsB can extrude the arsenite from the cell, providing resistance.), which yields MSVVIYHNPRCSKSRQTLELLEAKGVQPEVIKYLDTPLTVEQLKVLFTQLGFDSVREMMRTKEADYKEANLGDASVTDENLFSAMATNPKLFERPVVVANNKAKIGRPPEQVLEIL from the coding sequence ATGTCTGTCGTGATTTATCATAATCCACGTTGCTCAAAGAGCCGTCAAACTCTCGAACTGCTTGAAGCAAAAGGCGTACAGCCAGAGGTTATCAAGTACCTAGACACACCTTTAACTGTCGAGCAACTAAAAGTGCTTTTCACTCAGCTTGGTTTTGACAGTGTTCGCGAGATGATGCGCACCAAAGAAGCGGATTACAAAGAAGCAAATCTTGGCGATGCATCGGTTACTGATGAAAACCTTTTCTCAGCAATGGCGACAAATCCAAAGCTATTTGAACGCCCAGTCGTTGTCGCGAACAACAAAGCAAAAATTGGTCGTCCACCAGAGCAAGTGCTAGAGATCCTGTAA
- a CDS encoding uracil-xanthine permease family protein, with product MKNALQGAQMLFVAFGALVLVPLLTGLDPNVALFGAGIGTLIFQLITRRSVPIFLASSFAFIAPIMFGIQTWGVGATMGGLMAAGVVYVLMGALIKVRGVAFIHKLLPPVVVGPVIMVIGLGLAPVAVNMALGKTGDGAVQLVDADAALWISSISLLVTIIISVFSKGFLKLLPIFGGIVAGYITSLIYGAVDFTPVAQASWLALPNFTTPEFNINAIFFMVFVAIAPAVEHVGDMLAISNVTGKDYLKKPGLHRTITGDGVATIAASMLGAPPNTTYSEVTGAVMLTKAFNPVIMTWAAVTAIVLALVGKLGALLQTIPVPVMGGIMILLFGSIATVGLNTLIKNNVDLHKSRNLVIVGITLVFGIGGMAFGIGDFSLQGVSLCGIVAILLNLVLPEELGDNTVVDKAQID from the coding sequence ATGAAAAATGCTTTGCAAGGTGCGCAAATGCTGTTTGTAGCTTTTGGTGCACTTGTATTAGTGCCGCTACTGACAGGGCTTGATCCTAACGTTGCACTTTTTGGCGCGGGTATCGGTACCCTTATATTCCAACTTATTACACGCCGTTCAGTGCCAATCTTCTTAGCGTCTTCTTTCGCCTTCATCGCACCTATCATGTTCGGAATTCAGACTTGGGGTGTAGGAGCAACCATGGGTGGCCTTATGGCGGCAGGAGTTGTGTATGTATTAATGGGAGCTTTGATAAAAGTACGAGGCGTTGCCTTCATTCATAAACTACTTCCACCCGTCGTTGTTGGCCCAGTCATCATGGTTATCGGTTTAGGCCTTGCGCCTGTTGCGGTAAACATGGCGCTAGGTAAAACAGGCGACGGTGCGGTTCAGCTTGTCGATGCAGATGCTGCACTGTGGATCTCTTCGATTTCACTGTTAGTGACGATTATCATCAGTGTGTTTTCAAAAGGCTTCCTTAAACTGCTGCCTATCTTCGGCGGTATTGTTGCGGGTTATATCACCAGCCTGATATATGGTGCAGTAGACTTCACACCCGTGGCTCAAGCGTCTTGGTTGGCACTACCAAACTTCACAACACCTGAGTTCAACATCAACGCTATCTTCTTTATGGTATTTGTCGCCATTGCACCGGCCGTTGAGCACGTTGGCGACATGCTTGCCATCTCTAACGTAACTGGCAAAGACTACCTTAAAAAACCAGGTTTACACCGCACTATCACTGGCGACGGTGTAGCAACGATTGCGGCTTCTATGCTGGGCGCGCCACCAAATACAACGTACAGTGAAGTAACTGGTGCGGTAATGCTAACGAAAGCATTTAACCCAGTGATCATGACTTGGGCAGCCGTTACGGCCATTGTTTTAGCCTTGGTTGGTAAGCTAGGCGCACTACTTCAAACGATTCCAGTTCCAGTGATGGGCGGTATTATGATTCTGCTGTTTGGTTCAATCGCAACAGTTGGGCTCAATACTCTCATCAAGAACAATGTAGACCTGCATAAATCACGTAATCTTGTGATTGTGGGTATTACTTTAGTCTTTGGTATTGGCGGCATGGCCTTTGGTATCGGTGACTTCAGCCTACAAGGCGTAAGCTTGTGTGGTATCGTGGCGATTCTACTGAACCTAGTTCTTCCTGAAGAGCTAGGCGACAACACAGTAGTAGACAAAGCTCAAATCGATTAA
- a CDS encoding glycine cleavage system protein R encodes MTQHLVITAVGTDRPGVCNQVVHLVTQSGCNIIDSRIAMFGEEFTLIMLLSGKANNITRVETTLPLLGQEHDLITIMKRTSPHDIIENSYTLEVFVESDDKLGLTEQFTQFFADRNIGLDSLSAQTINKSKVQFDSDQFHISITASVQSECNLMQLQEEFNSLCQSLSVQGSLNFIKNSL; translated from the coding sequence ATGACTCAACATCTAGTAATCACAGCTGTGGGCACTGATCGCCCAGGTGTATGCAACCAAGTGGTTCATTTAGTCACCCAATCAGGCTGTAACATTATTGATAGCCGTATCGCTATGTTTGGCGAAGAATTTACGCTTATCATGCTACTGTCTGGAAAGGCAAACAACATTACCCGCGTTGAAACGACCCTGCCCTTGCTTGGCCAAGAGCACGACTTAATTACGATTATGAAGCGCACTTCTCCTCATGATATTATTGAGAACTCATACACGCTAGAGGTGTTCGTTGAGTCAGACGACAAGCTTGGACTTACCGAGCAGTTCACTCAATTCTTCGCGGACCGAAACATCGGCCTCGACTCGCTTAGCGCACAAACCATCAATAAATCCAAGGTTCAGTTCGATAGCGACCAGTTCCATATCTCAATTACTGCTTCTGTGCAGTCTGAATGTAATTTGATGCAGCTACAAGAAGAATTCAATTCGCTGTGTCAGAGCCTATCCGTACAAGGCTCGCTCAACTTTATCAAAAACAGTCTTTAA
- a CDS encoding AI-2E family transporter — translation MLEMVNRWYKRRFSDPHAVSLVAIILFGFITIYFFGHLIAPLLVAIVLAYLLEWPVTQLQRLGVPRTPSVMLVILMFFSLMLLALFGLVPTIWGQVGNLINDIPSMYGGLQKFISTIPERYPELANLQIVESVMSNAKNKALGFGESVVKGSVASLVSLATLAVYLILVPLLIFFLLKDKEEMVSMASGVLPKNRRLATKVWVEMNQQISNYIRGKVVEILIVGGVSYVTFAILDLRYSTLLAVAVGLSVLIPYIGAAAVTVPVAIVGLFQWGLEPQFYWLLLAYGIIQALDGNVLVPVLFSEAVNLHPVAIIVAVLVFGGLWGFWGVFFAIPLATLVKAVWNALPSHALDDDPEHSH, via the coding sequence ATGCTTGAAATGGTTAATCGTTGGTATAAACGACGTTTCTCTGATCCCCATGCCGTCAGTTTGGTTGCCATCATTCTATTCGGCTTTATTACGATCTACTTCTTTGGCCACTTAATCGCTCCGTTATTGGTCGCGATTGTGTTGGCTTACTTGTTAGAGTGGCCAGTAACACAGCTTCAGAGACTAGGGGTTCCCCGAACGCCTTCTGTGATGCTGGTGATCTTGATGTTCTTTAGTTTAATGTTGCTTGCGCTATTTGGCCTAGTGCCAACCATTTGGGGGCAAGTTGGTAACCTTATTAATGATATCCCAAGTATGTATGGGGGCTTACAAAAGTTCATCTCGACGATTCCTGAACGTTACCCTGAGTTGGCAAACTTGCAGATTGTTGAATCCGTCATGTCGAATGCGAAGAATAAAGCACTAGGCTTTGGGGAAAGCGTTGTTAAAGGTTCTGTTGCTTCTCTTGTTAGTCTAGCCACGCTTGCGGTTTACTTGATTCTTGTGCCTTTGCTTATCTTCTTCTTACTAAAAGATAAAGAAGAGATGGTTAGTATGGCGAGTGGTGTATTACCTAAAAACCGTCGTTTAGCGACTAAGGTTTGGGTAGAGATGAACCAACAGATCTCGAACTATATTCGTGGCAAGGTAGTTGAAATTTTAATCGTCGGCGGTGTCAGTTATGTCACCTTTGCGATCCTAGATTTACGTTATTCAACACTGTTGGCCGTGGCGGTTGGTTTATCAGTATTGATCCCGTATATCGGTGCGGCAGCGGTAACGGTGCCCGTAGCGATTGTTGGCCTGTTCCAGTGGGGGCTAGAACCTCAATTTTACTGGCTGTTACTTGCGTACGGTATTATTCAGGCACTAGATGGCAACGTGTTAGTACCCGTTCTGTTCTCTGAAGCGGTGAACCTACACCCTGTTGCGATTATTGTTGCTGTATTGGTGTTTGGTGGGCTGTGGGGGTTCTGGGGCGTGTTCTTTGCTATTCCTTTGGCCACGTTGGTGAAAGCGGTTTGGAATGCCTTACCGAGTCATGCGTTGGACGATGATCCTGAGCACTCGCACTAA
- the purM gene encoding phosphoribosylformylglycinamidine cyclo-ligase, with the protein MSGNTSSLSYKDAGVDIDAGNALVDRIKGAVKRTRRPEVMGGIGGFGALCELPTKYKEPVLVSGTDGVGTKLRLALDLKKHDTIGIDLVAMCVNDLIVQGGEPLFFLDYYATGKLDVDTAADVVSGIAEGCVQAGCALIGGETAEMPGMYEGDDYDVAGFCVGVVEKADIIDGTKVAAGDALIAVGSSGPHSNGYSLIRKVLEVSGADKNEELEGRTIGEHLLEPTKIYIKSALKMIAEHDIHAISHITGGGFWENIPRVLPEGTKAVIDGKSWEWPAIFNWLQEKGNVETFEMYRTFNCGVGLVVALPKDQADAAVELLKTEGENAWVIGEIANAEAGEEQVEIK; encoded by the coding sequence GTGAGTGGTAATACTTCTTCTCTAAGCTACAAAGACGCAGGCGTTGATATCGACGCAGGTAATGCACTAGTAGACCGTATTAAAGGTGCAGTTAAACGCACTCGTCGCCCTGAAGTAATGGGCGGTATTGGTGGCTTTGGCGCCCTATGTGAACTTCCAACGAAATACAAAGAGCCGGTACTTGTTTCAGGTACTGATGGTGTTGGTACTAAGCTTCGCCTTGCTTTGGATCTGAAAAAACACGACACCATTGGTATCGACCTAGTGGCAATGTGTGTGAACGATCTAATCGTTCAAGGTGGTGAGCCGCTATTTTTCCTAGACTACTACGCAACAGGTAAGCTAGATGTAGATACAGCAGCAGACGTTGTTTCTGGTATTGCTGAAGGCTGTGTTCAAGCTGGTTGTGCACTAATCGGTGGTGAAACAGCTGAAATGCCAGGCATGTATGAGGGCGACGACTACGACGTAGCGGGCTTTTGTGTTGGTGTTGTAGAAAAAGCTGACATCATTGATGGCACTAAAGTAGCAGCAGGCGACGCACTTATCGCTGTTGGATCAAGTGGTCCACACTCAAACGGCTACTCTTTAATTCGTAAAGTTCTAGAAGTTTCTGGTGCTGATAAGAATGAAGAGCTAGAAGGTCGCACTATCGGTGAACACCTACTAGAACCCACTAAGATTTACATCAAATCAGCGCTTAAGATGATTGCCGAGCATGACATTCATGCTATCTCGCACATCACAGGTGGTGGTTTCTGGGAGAACATCCCACGCGTACTTCCTGAAGGTACTAAAGCAGTGATTGATGGTAAGAGCTGGGAATGGCCTGCTATCTTCAACTGGCTACAAGAGAAAGGTAATGTGGAGACATTCGAAATGTACCGCACTTTCAACTGTGGTGTTGGCCTAGTTGTTGCCCTACCTAAAGATCAAGCAGACGCTGCTGTTGAACTACTGAAAACTGAAGGCGAAAACGCCTGGGTTATCGGTGAGATCGCAAACGCTGAAGCTGGTGAAGAGCAAGTTGAAATCAAATAA
- a CDS encoding sulfurtransferase TusA family protein, which yields MTPNILDLRQERCPMALLLAKRHSVKLEVGQSLSIYVSDNSSMKDIVSFLSQHAYVVITEACSSYHHLLVTKKELQSNA from the coding sequence ATGACACCTAATATTCTAGATTTACGCCAAGAGCGCTGTCCAATGGCGTTATTATTAGCCAAGCGTCACAGTGTAAAGTTAGAAGTAGGACAATCATTGTCAATTTATGTCTCTGATAACAGCTCGATGAAAGATATTGTGAGCTTTTTATCTCAGCACGCCTACGTTGTAATTACTGAGGCTTGCTCTAGCTACCATCACCTCCTCGTTACTAAAAAGGAATTGCAATCAAATGCTTGA
- the upp gene encoding uracil phosphoribosyltransferase has product MKVVEVKHPLVKHKIGLMREGEISTKRFRELATEVGSLLTYEATSDFETERVTINGWNGPVEVDQVKGKKVTVVPILRAGLGMMDGVLEHIPSARISVVGVYRDEETLEPVPYFNKLASNIEERIALVVDPMLATGGSMIATIDLMKEKGCKHFKILVLVAAPEGIAALEKAHPDVELYTAAIDEKLNDKGYIVPGLGDAGDKIFGTK; this is encoded by the coding sequence ATGAAAGTTGTTGAAGTGAAACACCCGCTAGTAAAACATAAAATTGGCCTGATGCGTGAAGGTGAGATTAGCACTAAGCGTTTTCGTGAGCTAGCGACAGAAGTGGGTAGCCTTCTAACATACGAAGCGACATCAGACTTTGAGACTGAGCGTGTAACTATTAATGGTTGGAACGGTCCAGTTGAAGTTGACCAAGTTAAAGGTAAAAAAGTAACAGTAGTGCCAATCCTACGTGCTGGTCTAGGCATGATGGACGGCGTTCTAGAGCACATTCCAAGTGCCCGTATTAGCGTTGTTGGTGTTTACCGTGACGAAGAAACACTTGAACCAGTACCATACTTCAATAAGCTTGCATCTAATATCGAGGAGCGTATTGCTCTTGTGGTAGACCCAATGCTTGCGACAGGTGGTTCTATGATCGCAACGATTGACTTAATGAAAGAGAAAGGTTGTAAGCACTTTAAGATTCTTGTACTTGTAGCGGCTCCTGAAGGTATTGCAGCTCTAGAAAAAGCGCACCCAGACGTAGAGCTTTACACTGCTGCAATTGATGAGAAGCTAAACGACAAGGGCTACATCGTTCCTGGTCTTGGCGATGCTGGTGATAAGATCTTCGGTACTAAGTAA